In the Candidatus Ancaeobacter aquaticus genome, CCATCCATGCTAATCGATATTTGTTGTGCTGTTAATCTATTGATGAATGCCTCACTCGTAAACTGTGCCCCTTGATCCGAATTGAATATCTCAGGGGTTCCGTATTTTGCCAGAGCTTCATCAAGTGCTTCACAACAAAAACTTACATCCATGGTATTGCTTAATCGCCAGCTTAATACACTGCGGCTATGCCAATCCATTATCGCTACCAAGTACGCAAATCCGTGCTTTAACCGTATATACGTTATATCCGTACTCCACACCTGATTAGGACGTTCTACGGTGACGTCGGTAAGCAGATACGGATATGTTGCATGATGTTTATTCGGCCTGCTCGTATTTGGTTTAGGATATATCGGCATCAATCCCATTTTCCTCATTAGACGTCTCACTCTCTTCGGTCCACATCTTTTACCGGTATCCCGCAAATACGCTGTCATGCCACGTACTCCCATAAACGGATGCTTTGTAAACTCTTCATCTATTATATTCATTAACTCAATATTATACGCGCTTTCTGGCGCAGCATGATAGTAAAGCCCTGATCGATTAATTGCCAAAAGATTACATTGGTTCCTCATACTCATTTCCTCTTTATCCTTATCTAACAACAATTTGCGCTCCTTAGGTCTTAAAACGGTAATTTTTTTTTAAGCCAATTGTTTTCTACTTCTAATTGTCCAATCCGCTTGTATAAATTATCAACCAGCTTTTCCTTATCCTTTTCATCCGGATCCTTTTTGCCAGAAAACAATCCGGGCAAGCCTTCTCGCAGTTCACTTTTCCATTGTGCGATCTGTGTCGAATGAACCCCATATTCGCTGCTGATCTCTGCTGTTGTCTTTAACCCTTTTATTGCCTCAATTGCTACTTTTGCTTTAAATTCCTTGCTGAATTGCTTTCTCATGCTTCCCATCCAGACCTCCTGTGTTTGTCCCACCATTATACCTTATTTCTCTATCTTATACACTGGTCTGATTTTTGGGGAGTATTATACTTTTAGGGTTAGTGGGGCTAAAAAGGCGCAAGAAAAGAGCATAACCTTTTATTGTGATAAGTGTTACGACTATTAAGTTTTAAAAATTGGTGGTATCGAGACCGCCGTTTTTCTTTTTGTTGATACTGGCCAATTAATAAATATCATATATTTTCAAAAAAAATATTGACATTTATGGCGATATGACGATAATTGCAGTTTCTACATATAAATAGAGGTGATTATTATGAAAATATTT is a window encoding:
- a CDS encoding IS3 family transposase → MRNQCNLLAINRSGLYYHAAPESAYNIELMNIIDEEFTKHPFMGVRGMTAYLRDTGKRCGPKRVRRLMRKMGLMPIYPKPNTSRPNKHHATYPYLLTDVTVERPNQVWSTDITYIRLKHGFAYLVAIMDWHSRSVLSWRLSNTMDVSFCCEALDEALAKYGTPEIFNSDQGAQFTSEAFINRLTAQQISISMDG
- a CDS encoding transposase, with protein sequence MRKQFSKEFKAKVAIEAIKGLKTTAEISSEYGVHSTQIAQWKSELREGLPGLFSGKKDPDEKDKEKLVDNLYKRIGQLEVENNWLKKKLPF